In the genome of Pseudomonas putida, one region contains:
- the argE gene encoding acetylornithine deacetylase — protein sequence MSELNSRELLARLVGFATVSRESNLELIGFIRDYLAGLGVDCELFHNEEGTKANLFATIGPTDRGGVVLSGHTDVVPVEGQAWTVEPFALTERDGRLYGRGTADMKGFIASVLAAVPAFLAQPLKWPVHLAFSYDEEVGCLGVRSMLAALQQRPHKPRLCLIGEPTELKPVLGHKGKLAMRCQVHGAACHSAYAPYGVNAIEYAARLIGKLGEIGDGLARPEHHDERFDPPFSTVQTGVIKGGRALNIVPAECEFDFEVRALPGFEAQAVADQLQTYAQAELLPRMRAVSADSDIRLQPLSAYPGLATPADSEAAQLVAMLSGSDDFGTVAFGTEGGLFDQAGIATVVCGPGSMDQGHKPDEFVSVEQLKACDAMLLRLVEHLSEAR from the coding sequence ATGAGTGAGTTGAACAGCCGCGAACTGTTGGCCCGGCTGGTGGGGTTTGCCACCGTCAGCCGCGAGTCCAATCTGGAGCTGATCGGCTTCATTCGCGATTACCTGGCCGGGCTGGGTGTGGACTGCGAGTTGTTCCACAACGAAGAGGGCACCAAGGCCAACCTGTTCGCCACCATTGGTCCCACGGACCGTGGCGGGGTGGTGTTGTCCGGGCACACCGACGTGGTGCCGGTCGAGGGGCAGGCGTGGACCGTCGAGCCTTTCGCGTTGACCGAACGTGATGGGCGTCTGTACGGGCGTGGTACGGCAGACATGAAAGGCTTCATCGCCTCGGTGTTGGCGGCGGTGCCGGCGTTTCTGGCGCAGCCGTTGAAATGGCCGGTGCACCTGGCGTTTTCCTACGATGAGGAAGTCGGCTGCCTGGGCGTGCGTTCCATGCTGGCTGCCCTCCAGCAACGCCCGCACAAGCCGCGCCTGTGCCTGATCGGCGAGCCCACCGAACTCAAGCCTGTGCTAGGCCACAAAGGCAAGCTGGCCATGCGCTGCCAGGTGCACGGCGCTGCGTGCCATTCGGCGTACGCGCCCTATGGGGTCAATGCGATCGAATACGCCGCGCGCCTGATCGGCAAGCTCGGCGAGATCGGCGATGGCCTGGCGCGTCCCGAGCATCACGACGAGCGCTTCGACCCGCCGTTCTCTACGGTGCAGACCGGCGTGATCAAAGGGGGGCGGGCGTTGAACATCGTCCCGGCCGAATGCGAGTTCGACTTCGAAGTGCGTGCCTTGCCGGGCTTCGAGGCCCAGGCGGTGGCCGACCAGTTGCAGACCTACGCCCAGGCCGAGCTGTTGCCGCGCATGCGCGCGGTCAGTGCTGACAGTGACATCCGTCTACAACCGCTCAGTGCCTACCCTGGCCTGGCGACCCCGGCGGACAGCGAAGCGGCGCAACTGGTGGCGATGCTCAGTGGCTCAGATGACTTCGGCACCGTGGCCTTCGGTACCGAGGGCGGGCTGTTCGATCAGGCGGGTATTGCGACGGTCGTCTGCGGGCCTGGCAGCATGGACCAGGGGCACAAGCCAGATGAGTTCGTCAGTGTCGAGCAGTTGAAGGCGTGCGATGCAATGTTGCTTCGCCTGGTCGAGCATCTGAGCGAGGCTCGATAG
- a CDS encoding DUF1028 domain-containing protein encodes MTFSIIGRCQETGQLGIAISSSSIAVGARCPWVRAGVGAVATQNITLPALGPQILDALEQGQLPAAALDRVLTANGWSEYRQVTVIDSQGQVALFTGKEALGVHNAVAGEQCAAAGNLLSSIHVIEAMVAAFEQTAGHLADRLLAAMHAAMAAGGEAGPVHSAAMKIAGELTWPLVDLRVDWADEDPIGALDKLWQDYRPQMQDYVTRALNPTAAPSYGVPGDE; translated from the coding sequence ATGACTTTCTCCATCATTGGCCGTTGCCAGGAAACCGGCCAGCTCGGTATCGCCATCAGCTCGTCGAGCATCGCGGTCGGCGCTCGTTGCCCTTGGGTGCGGGCAGGCGTCGGTGCGGTGGCCACACAGAACATCACCCTGCCCGCGTTGGGCCCGCAGATCCTCGATGCCCTGGAGCAGGGGCAGTTGCCGGCTGCGGCACTGGACCGGGTGCTCACGGCCAATGGCTGGAGCGAGTACCGCCAGGTGACGGTGATCGACAGCCAGGGGCAGGTGGCCTTGTTCACCGGCAAGGAAGCACTGGGCGTGCACAACGCAGTGGCGGGTGAGCAGTGCGCGGCGGCGGGCAACCTGTTGTCGTCGATCCACGTGATCGAGGCCATGGTTGCGGCCTTCGAACAAACGGCCGGGCACCTGGCCGATCGTCTGCTGGCGGCGATGCACGCGGCCATGGCCGCTGGTGGTGAAGCGGGGCCGGTGCATTCGGCAGCGATGAAGATTGCCGGTGAGCTAACTTGGCCGCTGGTGGACCTGCGGGTGGACTGGGCGGATGAAGACCCGATCGGTGCCCTGGACAAACTGTGGCAGGACTATCGCCCACAGATGCAGGACTACGTGACGCGCGCATTGAACCCCACGGCCGCGCCGAGCTATGGGGTGCCCGGCGATGAGTGA